DNA from Archaeoglobus veneficus SNP6:
GTTGAGGAGAGACCAGAGGGTATAGCTCTCGTCTACATAACCCCGCTGCGAGCCCTCAACCGTGACATGCTCCGCAGGCTCAAAGCTATTGCCGAAGAACTCGGCTTTAAAATTGCCGTAAGGCACGGCGATACGAGCCAGTCCGAGCGATCAAAGCAATCCAGAAAACCTCCCCACATCCTCGTAACGACACCCGAAACCCTTCAGATTCTGTTTCTCGGAAAGAATCTCAGGAATGCTTTGAAAAACGTAAGATACGTTGTCGTTGATGAGGTTCATGAGCTTGCAGACAGCGAGAGGGGTATACAGCTCAGCGTTGCCCTTGAAAGGCTTAGGGAGCTTGCGAGATTCCAGACTATCGGCCTTTCCGCAACAGTAAGCAATCCAAAGAGGATTGCAGCCTTCCTTGGTAGAAATGTGGAGGTAATTGAGGGCGGAGAGGAGAAGCTCTACCAGTACGAGGTTGTAAAGCCGGAAGTTTGCGAAGAGGACTCAAAGCTTGCAGAAGAGCTGTTCGTTGATGCCGAAATAGCTGCACAGCTCAGACTTATCAGGGAAATTGCTGAGAAACACACGTCCGCTTTAATCTTCGTCAATACCCGCCAGACCGCCGAAGCTCTCGGTTTGAAGCTGAAAAAGCTATTAAGCGTTGAAGTTCACCACGGATCTCTGTCGAAGGAGGCGAGGATTGAGAGCGAGAATAGATTTGCCAGAGGAGACCTCAAAGCCCTGATCTGTACATCCTCCATGGAGCTCGGTATAGATATCGGCCACGTCGATGTCGTTATCCAGTACAACAGCCCGAGGCAAGTTTCGAGGCTTATCCAGAGGGTTGGCAGGAGCGGGCATAAGGCTGGCAAAGTTTCGAAGGGCTGTATAATTGCCTCGAGCTTCGACGAAATCCTTGAGTCGTGGGTAATCGTCAAAAGGGCTGAGGAGGGGCTGATAGAAGACGAAACGATGCACGTGATGAGCCTTGACACCCTCGCAAATCAGATAGCTGCCATAGCCCTCGAATATGGCCGGATTAGGGCTGAAAAGGTCTATTCGATTATAAGACGGGCGTATCCCTACAGGGGTTTGAGCTACGAGAAGTTCGTTGAGATATGCGAGTTCCTCGCAGACGGGAACGTAATTGCCTTCGACGGCGAGGAAATAGCGCCTTTGAGAAAGACGAGGAGGTATTTCTACGACAACATATCGATGATTCCCGATGAGAAGCACTACAGGGTCGTTGACATCACGACGGGTAAAACGATAGGTGTTCTCGACGAGAGCTTCCTCTCAACCTTCAGCGGTGAAGTATTTGCCATGAAAGGCGAGCTCTGGAGAGTTGTATCCGTTGATGACGTCGTAAAAGTTGAGCCTGTGGCAAAAGAGGGTGATATCCCGTCGTGGGCTGGCGAGGAAATTCCTGTACCCTACGAAGTTGCCCAGGATGTTGGCTTGCTCCGACTGTGGATTGCAAACATGCTGAGGAACGAAGGCAGAGAGGAGACCATCAAAGCTCTTATGGAGAAGTTCAGAACGAACAGGG
Protein-coding regions in this window:
- a CDS encoding DEAD/DEAH box helicase translates to MLSQQVLEALKHAGIEKLSRLQEEAAKRVLEGRNLLIIAPTGSGKTEAAITPILQRMVEERPEGIALVYITPLRALNRDMLRRLKAIAEELGFKIAVRHGDTSQSERSKQSRKPPHILVTTPETLQILFLGKNLRNALKNVRYVVVDEVHELADSERGIQLSVALERLRELARFQTIGLSATVSNPKRIAAFLGRNVEVIEGGEEKLYQYEVVKPEVCEEDSKLAEELFVDAEIAAQLRLIREIAEKHTSALIFVNTRQTAEALGLKLKKLLSVEVHHGSLSKEARIESENRFARGDLKALICTSSMELGIDIGHVDVVIQYNSPRQVSRLIQRVGRSGHKAGKVSKGCIIASSFDEILESWVIVKRAEEGLIEDETMHVMSLDTLANQIAAIALEYGRIRAEKVYSIIRRAYPYRGLSYEKFVEICEFLADGNVIAFDGEEIAPLRKTRRYFYDNISMIPDEKHYRVVDITTGKTIGVLDESFLSTFSGEVFAMKGELWRVVSVDDVVKVEPVAKEGDIPSWAGEEIPVPYEVAQDVGLLRLWIANMLRNEGREETIKALMEKFRTNRAACLEVFDVIEEHIKNFEVSSDRHITIESSGGVAIINACFGHRVNEALGRIVAMLLSARRGSNVAVEIDPYRIKLSPARAEEVKEVLLSIDSDAVEWLAERALIDTKLLQWKVINAARKFGYLSKDADLSRMNLRNLVLRLKDTPIYSEAVREIFVERFDVERVKEIVSKLGSEIGISVYGSLSPISLVPRQQAFDLLMPSKPTEAILAVFRRRLDEEFCILHCLNCGCTIRERVGSIDEVRCIRCGSKLVACVNARRSIEEFKKEELFRIANLVMSYGKKAVYAMNTHGVGAENAARILARFYPSERDFFLELLEAEKRYIRTRKFWD